In the Candidatus Thermoplasmatota archaeon genome, one interval contains:
- a CDS encoding DinB family protein — protein sequence MSALDLVRYNHHLWKRFADFYVQKCTWEELSHNHETSHQSIANVSMHAINMEDWFLHYVLPGKEWDGPKWDGFRDAPSMQARVREVTAKTESFLKGRKPADLSKEVTLHWGGGKTSKTTLETLLHEVVNEATHHRGEVLAMLWRIDKEPPYESYLEWKTAQPT from the coding sequence ATGAGCGCCCTCGACCTCGTCCGATACAACCACCACTTGTGGAAGCGCTTCGCGGACTTCTACGTCCAGAAGTGCACGTGGGAGGAGCTGTCCCACAATCACGAGACGAGCCATCAATCGATCGCGAACGTGAGCATGCACGCCATCAACATGGAGGACTGGTTCCTGCACTACGTGCTCCCCGGAAAGGAGTGGGACGGGCCCAAGTGGGACGGCTTCAGAGACGCGCCTTCGATGCAGGCGCGCGTGCGCGAGGTGACGGCGAAGACGGAATCGTTCCTCAAGGGCCGGAAGCCCGCGGACCTCTCGAAGGAGGTGACGCTGCATTGGGGCGGCGGCAAGACGTCGAAAACGACGCTCGAGACGCTCCTCCACGAGGTCGTGAACGAGGCGACGCACCACCGGGGCGAAGTGCTCGCCATGCTCTGGCGCATCGACAAGGAGCCTCCGTACGAATCCTACCTCGAGTGGAAAACCGCTCAGCCGACGTAA
- a CDS encoding glycoside hydrolase family 15 protein, which translates to MAAARPLARNAYPGLNDYGLVGDGVSAALVGSEGGVDWWCPDRFDAPSVFARILDLDRGGHFTIAPPVRHARTFAYLDGTNVLRTRFRTSDADVHLTTFMPHIEGSVDASSGPRRIVRLLACDRGEIDVTIELVPGFDYGRRPAEARTTRNGVELWPVTGGRDGLALASTVPLEAGPGRVETTFRARPGERHAFVLDWRTLDEPAPAVDARALAPRLLDEEISFWNRWLSRCAYHGPYRAEVERSALALKLMQHAPTGAFVAAPTTSLPESLGGFRNWDYRFAWLRDGVFIVMAFETLGYKDEARRFKEWLAAILRRDAPDDIQMLYQVDGARELEEIRLDHLEGYRRSSPVRVGNAAAEQHQLDTYGEVMMCFHRAKHVFEGEHRDENWRAIRSLVEWVREHWERGDSGLWEMRGRHRHYVYSKMMAWFALDHGLKIAAENDLDAPFAAWDRAMDAVRDRLMTSGWSEDFGSFVQSEERADADASNLLLPILGFIDYGDPRMRATVSRIVEDLGQHGLLQRYVVDDGLDGSEGAFLVGSFWLAENLAAVGDVAGARAAIDAALDTAGPLGLLAEEADPVSREPLGNYPQALSHLGLILAAVAVRDAPRVGVPASRRSV; encoded by the coding sequence ATGGCCGCCGCGCGACCGCTCGCCCGGAACGCCTACCCGGGCCTCAACGACTACGGCCTCGTCGGCGACGGCGTGAGCGCGGCGCTCGTCGGGAGCGAGGGAGGCGTCGACTGGTGGTGCCCCGATCGCTTCGACGCGCCAAGCGTGTTCGCGCGCATCCTCGACCTCGACCGCGGCGGTCACTTCACGATCGCGCCCCCGGTGCGCCACGCGCGGACGTTCGCGTACCTCGATGGAACGAACGTCCTCCGGACGCGCTTCCGCACGAGCGACGCGGACGTCCATCTCACGACCTTCATGCCCCACATCGAGGGCTCCGTCGACGCGTCCTCCGGGCCGCGCCGGATCGTGCGCCTCCTGGCCTGCGATCGGGGCGAGATCGACGTCACGATCGAGCTCGTCCCCGGGTTCGACTACGGGCGCCGACCGGCGGAGGCGAGGACGACGCGGAACGGCGTCGAGCTCTGGCCCGTGACGGGCGGGCGGGACGGCCTCGCGCTCGCGTCGACCGTGCCGCTCGAAGCGGGGCCGGGTCGAGTCGAGACGACGTTCCGCGCGCGGCCCGGCGAGCGCCACGCATTCGTCCTCGACTGGCGGACCCTCGACGAGCCCGCGCCGGCGGTCGATGCCCGCGCGCTCGCGCCGCGACTCCTCGACGAGGAGATCTCCTTCTGGAACCGGTGGCTTTCGCGATGCGCGTACCATGGCCCCTACCGCGCGGAGGTCGAGCGCAGCGCCCTCGCGCTGAAGCTCATGCAGCACGCCCCGACCGGCGCCTTCGTCGCCGCGCCGACGACCTCGCTCCCCGAATCGCTCGGCGGTTTTCGCAACTGGGACTATCGGTTCGCGTGGCTCAGGGACGGCGTCTTCATCGTCATGGCGTTCGAGACGCTCGGGTACAAGGACGAGGCGCGCCGCTTCAAGGAGTGGCTCGCCGCCATCCTCCGCCGCGACGCTCCGGACGACATCCAGATGCTCTATCAGGTCGACGGGGCCCGCGAGCTTGAGGAGATCCGCCTCGACCATCTCGAAGGCTATCGACGTTCGTCTCCCGTCCGCGTCGGGAACGCGGCCGCCGAGCAGCACCAGCTCGACACCTACGGCGAGGTGATGATGTGCTTCCACCGCGCGAAGCATGTCTTCGAGGGCGAGCACCGCGACGAGAACTGGCGCGCGATCCGGTCGCTCGTGGAATGGGTCCGCGAGCACTGGGAGCGCGGCGATTCGGGTCTCTGGGAGATGCGCGGCCGCCACCGCCATTACGTGTACTCGAAGATGATGGCCTGGTTCGCGCTCGACCACGGACTCAAGATCGCGGCGGAAAACGATCTCGACGCGCCGTTCGCGGCGTGGGACCGCGCGATGGACGCCGTGCGCGATCGCCTCATGACGTCCGGCTGGAGCGAGGATTTCGGCTCCTTCGTGCAGAGCGAGGAGCGCGCGGACGCGGACGCGTCGAACCTCCTGCTCCCCATCCTCGGGTTCATCGATTACGGCGATCCTCGGATGCGCGCCACCGTCTCCCGGATCGTCGAGGATCTCGGTCAGCACGGGCTCCTCCAGCGCTACGTCGTGGACGACGGCCTCGACGGATCCGAGGGCGCGTTCCTCGTCGGCTCGTTCTGGCTCGCCGAAAACCTCGCCGCGGTCGGCGACGTCGCGGGCGCGCGCGCCGCCATCGACGCCGCCCTCGATACGGCCGGCCCCCTCGGGCTTCTCGCCGAGGAAGCCGACCCGGTGAGCCGCGAGCCGCTCGGCAATTATCCCCAGGCGCTTTCGCACCTCGGCCTCATCCTCGCGGCCGTCGCGGTCCGCGACGCGCCCCGGGTCGGAGTTCCCGCTTCCCGACGCTCCGTCTGA
- a CDS encoding DUF202 domain-containing protein, with amino-acid sequence MDRDEEARVRSKLANERTFAAWIRTGLAVVAVGIAIARFLPGRAPASQLAFLGLGIGFAFAGVLLFAFAAYDYSRARSEIRDERYNAPNRWLVAIAILVGALSLGVVAALAFGL; translated from the coding sequence ATGGATCGCGATGAGGAGGCCCGCGTGCGCTCGAAGCTCGCGAACGAGCGGACCTTCGCGGCCTGGATCCGGACGGGGCTCGCCGTCGTCGCGGTCGGAATCGCGATCGCGCGGTTCCTGCCCGGTCGCGCGCCCGCATCGCAGCTGGCCTTTCTCGGTCTCGGGATCGGGTTCGCCTTCGCGGGCGTCTTGCTCTTCGCCTTCGCCGCCTACGACTACAGCCGGGCGCGCTCGGAGATCCGGGACGAGCGCTACAACGCGCCGAATCGCTGGCTCGTCGCCATCGCGATCCTTGTTGGAGCGCTGAGCCTCGGCGTCGTCGCGGCGCTCGCCTTCGGTCTCTGA
- a CDS encoding PQQ-dependent sugar dehydrogenase — MRLVVALLVVTAALAGCAAPEGSEPRSGPTPPTDGGNAPNATFREPRIGLAPFLSGLSGPILITHAGDGSGRLFVVEQGGRVKVVTNGTVSPLPFLDVSPLISTGGERGLLGLAFAPDFETTGRFFVDYTDREGDTVVARYRTAAANLADPASATTILSVKQPYPNHNGGHLAFGPDGFLYVGLGDGGSGGDPEGHAQDKNSLLGKILRLDVKGEKYAIPPNNPFTAGAGRPEIWAWGLRNPWRFSFDRETGDLWIADVGQREREEVNFQPAKSLGGENYGWNVWEGTKRFKSGEASGNVVFPVAEYDHGGGHCSVTGGYAYRGGRIPDLVGTFVYGDFCSGTIWGTRAENGTWVTRKLLDTDHRIASFGEDEAGELYVVDIGGRVLRVIKA, encoded by the coding sequence ATGCGCCTCGTCGTCGCGCTCCTCGTCGTCACCGCCGCCCTCGCGGGCTGCGCCGCCCCCGAGGGGAGCGAGCCCCGCTCCGGGCCGACGCCGCCCACGGACGGCGGCAACGCCCCGAACGCCACCTTCCGGGAGCCCCGGATCGGGCTCGCCCCGTTCCTGAGCGGACTCTCGGGGCCCATCCTGATCACGCACGCCGGCGACGGAAGCGGCCGCCTCTTCGTCGTCGAGCAGGGAGGCCGTGTGAAGGTCGTGACCAACGGCACCGTCTCCCCGCTCCCCTTCCTCGACGTCTCCCCCCTCATCTCGACCGGCGGCGAGCGCGGCCTCCTCGGCCTCGCGTTCGCGCCCGACTTCGAGACAACGGGACGCTTCTTCGTGGACTACACCGACCGCGAGGGCGACACCGTCGTCGCGCGCTACAGGACCGCGGCCGCGAACCTCGCGGACCCCGCGAGCGCCACCACGATCCTCAGCGTGAAGCAGCCCTATCCCAACCACAACGGCGGGCATCTCGCCTTCGGGCCCGATGGATTCCTCTACGTCGGCCTCGGCGACGGGGGCTCGGGCGGCGATCCCGAGGGCCACGCGCAGGACAAGAATTCGCTCCTGGGCAAGATCCTGCGGCTCGACGTCAAGGGCGAGAAGTATGCAATCCCGCCGAACAACCCCTTCACGGCCGGCGCGGGCAGGCCCGAGATCTGGGCATGGGGACTCCGGAACCCGTGGCGGTTCAGCTTCGACCGCGAGACGGGCGACCTCTGGATCGCGGACGTGGGACAGCGCGAACGCGAGGAGGTCAACTTCCAGCCCGCGAAAAGCCTCGGCGGCGAGAACTACGGTTGGAACGTGTGGGAGGGCACGAAGCGCTTCAAGAGCGGCGAGGCCTCGGGCAACGTCGTGTTCCCCGTGGCCGAATACGACCACGGCGGAGGCCACTGCAGCGTCACGGGCGGATACGCCTATCGAGGCGGCAGGATTCCCGACCTCGTCGGCACGTTCGTCTACGGCGACTTCTGCAGCGGCACGATCTGGGGCACGCGCGCCGAGAACGGAACATGGGTCACGCGGAAGCTTCTCGACACCGATCACCGGATCGCGAGCTTCGGCGAGGACGAGGCGGGGGAGCTGTACGTCGTCGATATCGGGGGACGCGTGCTGCGGGTGATCAAGGCCTGA
- the egtB gene encoding ergothioneine biosynthesis protein EgtB: MSSDPRPAIAERLAETRARTLALLAPVADEDYAALHSPFAGPLAWDVGHVPGFEELWLVKRTGPDRARYAGATEGLDPRFDAAVHAKPERAKLALPTRDEATREMARVRAAALAALEKVPLDASDPLLADAFVHHMVLNHEAQHQETMLITLALMPKGRYVPPREGEKPRRAGAKPDGFARVRAGAFRMGSQRSAGTYDNEWPAHEVDVPAFNIGRAPVTNGEYLRFVEAGGYDREEFWSEDGWMMKLVRGWRHPLSWSRREEGWTLREFDRESPLPLDAPVTHVSWYEAEAYARFAGARLPTEAEWEKAARWDPATGATRAFPWGDAPWEPRRANLGARLFGVADAGAYPDGVSAVGAHQMVGDVWEWTASEFEPYDGFEAFPYDGYSVPFMKGGYFVLKGGSWATAPSVARPAFRNWHQPDHQQEFAGFRLAKDVDP; encoded by the coding sequence TTGTCATCCGACCCGCGCCCGGCGATCGCGGAGCGCCTGGCCGAGACCCGCGCCCGCACCCTCGCGCTCCTCGCGCCGGTGGCCGACGAGGATTACGCCGCGCTCCATTCGCCGTTCGCGGGGCCCCTTGCGTGGGACGTGGGCCACGTTCCCGGCTTCGAGGAGCTGTGGCTCGTGAAGCGCACCGGGCCCGACCGCGCGCGATACGCAGGCGCGACCGAAGGGCTCGATCCGCGCTTCGACGCCGCCGTCCACGCCAAGCCCGAGCGCGCGAAGCTCGCCCTCCCGACGCGCGACGAGGCGACGCGCGAGATGGCCCGCGTGAGGGCCGCCGCGCTCGCGGCGCTCGAAAAGGTCCCGCTCGACGCCTCCGACCCGCTCCTTGCCGACGCCTTCGTGCATCACATGGTCCTGAACCACGAGGCGCAGCACCAGGAGACGATGCTGATCACGCTCGCCCTCATGCCCAAAGGGCGCTACGTCCCCCCGCGCGAGGGCGAGAAGCCCCGCCGCGCGGGAGCGAAGCCCGACGGGTTCGCGCGGGTGCGCGCAGGCGCGTTCAGGATGGGGTCGCAGCGTTCGGCCGGAACCTACGACAACGAATGGCCCGCGCACGAGGTCGACGTTCCCGCGTTCAATATCGGCCGGGCGCCGGTCACGAACGGCGAGTATCTCCGCTTCGTCGAAGCCGGCGGTTACGACCGCGAGGAGTTCTGGTCCGAGGACGGCTGGATGATGAAGCTCGTGAGGGGATGGAGGCACCCGCTCTCGTGGTCGAGGCGAGAGGAGGGCTGGACGCTCCGGGAATTCGATCGCGAATCGCCGCTTCCGCTCGATGCCCCGGTCACCCACGTCTCCTGGTATGAAGCGGAAGCCTACGCGCGCTTCGCGGGCGCGCGCCTTCCGACCGAGGCCGAGTGGGAGAAGGCCGCGCGTTGGGACCCCGCGACGGGCGCGACGCGCGCGTTCCCTTGGGGCGACGCTCCCTGGGAGCCGCGCCGCGCGAATCTCGGCGCCCGTCTCTTCGGCGTCGCCGATGCCGGCGCCTATCCCGACGGCGTGTCCGCCGTCGGCGCGCACCAGATGGTGGGCGACGTCTGGGAATGGACCGCGAGCGAGTTCGAGCCTTACGACGGCTTCGAGGCCTTCCCGTACGACGGCTACAGCGTACCTTTCATGAAAGGCGGCTACTTCGTGCTCAAGGGCGGAAGCTGGGCGACGGCGCCGAGCGTCGCGCGCCCGGCCTTCCGCAATTGGCACCAGCCCGATCATCAGCAGGAATTCGCCGGCTTCCGCCTCGCCAAGGACGTGGATCCATGA
- the egtD gene encoding L-histidine N(alpha)-methyltransferase — MTSALEPATPNPAFASDVRLGLGAKAKSLPPRWFYDDVGSALFEVITLLPEYYLTRTEETILRMHADRIAARLPEGVELVELGSGSSRKTSLMIEAILRRQDKLVYRPIDISKSALDEAARRLRGTHTGLVVEPVAARYRQGLQQIRENGAPKVVLFIGSSIGNFDPAEARKFLVDVREVMSPMDSLLLGTDLEKERFIVEPAYDDPQGVTAAFNLNVLARINRELGGDFDLRRFRHVAEYNVAEHRVEISLESTEAQTVRIEALGLDIAFAKGERIHTENSYKFTRAMIEDLATGAGFHLHESWTDPAEWFALSLLCL; from the coding sequence ATGACCTCGGCCCTCGAACCCGCGACGCCCAATCCCGCGTTCGCCTCCGACGTCCGCCTCGGCCTCGGCGCGAAGGCGAAGTCGCTCCCCCCGCGCTGGTTCTACGACGACGTGGGCAGCGCGCTCTTCGAGGTCATCACGCTCCTTCCCGAATACTACCTCACGCGGACCGAGGAGACCATCCTGCGCATGCACGCCGACCGCATCGCCGCGCGGCTGCCCGAGGGCGTCGAGCTGGTCGAGCTGGGTTCCGGAAGCAGCCGCAAGACCTCGCTCATGATCGAGGCCATCCTGCGGCGGCAGGACAAGCTCGTGTACCGCCCGATCGACATCTCGAAAAGCGCCCTCGACGAGGCCGCCCGGAGGCTCCGCGGAACCCACACGGGCCTCGTCGTCGAGCCCGTTGCGGCGCGCTACCGCCAGGGCTTGCAGCAGATCCGCGAGAACGGCGCGCCCAAGGTCGTTCTCTTCATCGGCAGCAGCATCGGCAACTTCGACCCCGCCGAGGCCAGGAAGTTCCTCGTCGACGTGCGCGAAGTCATGTCCCCGATGGACTCGCTCCTCCTCGGCACGGACCTCGAGAAGGAGCGCTTCATCGTCGAGCCGGCCTACGACGACCCGCAGGGGGTCACGGCCGCGTTCAATCTGAACGTCCTCGCGCGCATCAACCGCGAGCTCGGCGGCGACTTCGACCTCCGTCGGTTCCGGCACGTCGCCGAGTACAACGTCGCCGAGCACCGCGTCGAGATCTCGCTCGAATCGACGGAGGCGCAGACCGTCCGCATCGAAGCGCTCGGGCTCGACATCGCCTTTGCGAAGGGCGAGCGCATCCACACCGAGAACAGCTACAAGTTCACGCGCGCCATGATCGAGGACCTCGCGACCGGGGCCGGGTTCCACCTCCACGAGTCGTGGACCGATCCCGCGGAATGGTTCGCGCTGAGTCTCCTGTGCCTGTGA
- a CDS encoding UBP-type zinc finger domain-containing protein, with product MAVRCAHMPAAEVAPRAKACEGCGSGFNLRSCLTCGHVGCCESQQGHNTTHAKAEGHPLIRALTPAGDGWLWCYACRDYVG from the coding sequence ATGGCCGTCCGTTGCGCCCACATGCCCGCCGCCGAGGTCGCGCCCCGCGCGAAGGCGTGCGAAGGATGCGGCTCCGGATTCAACCTCCGGAGCTGCCTCACGTGCGGGCATGTCGGATGCTGCGAATCGCAGCAGGGGCACAACACGACGCACGCGAAGGCCGAGGGCCACCCGCTCATCCGGGCCCTCACGCCGGCAGGCGACGGGTGGCTCTGGTGCTACGCGTGCCGCGATTACGTCGGCTGA